One window of the Trypanosoma brucei gambiense DAL972 chromosome 5, complete sequence genome contains the following:
- a CDS encoding dihydroorotate dehydrogenase, putative → MSLKVNILGHEFSNPFMNAAGVLCTTEEDLRRMTESESGSLIGKSCTLAPRTGNPEPRYFGLPLGSINSMGLPNLGVDFYLSYAAQTHDYSRKPLFLSMSGLSVEESVEMVKKLVPITKEKGTILELNLSCPNVPGKPQVGYDFDTTRTYLQKVSEAYGLPFGVKMPPYFDIAHFDMAAAVLNDFPLVKFITCVNSIGNGLVIDPATETVVIKPKQGFGGLGGKYILPTALANVNAFFRRCPDKLVFGCGGVYSGEEAFLHILAGASMVQVGTALHDEGPIIFARLNKELQEIMTSKGYKTLDEFRGRVKTMD, encoded by the coding sequence ATGAGTTTGAAAGTTAATATTCTCGGACATGAGTTTTCCAACCCGTTTATGAATGCTGCGGGAGTTCTCTGCACAACGGAGGAGGACTTGCGTCGCATGACGGAGAGCGAAAGTGGTTCACTTATTGGAAAGAGTTGCACACTCGCCCCTCGTACGGGTAATCCTGAGCCACGCTATTTTGGTTTGCCACTAGGGAGCATTAACTCAATGGGGCTTCCAAACCTTGGTGTCGACTTTTATTTGAGTTATGCTGCACAGACGCACGATTACAGTAGGAAGCCGCTGTTCCTCTCCATGTCCGGCTTGTCTGTAGAGGAGAGCGTGGAGATGGTGAAGAAACTCGTTCCGAtaacgaaggaaaagggtaCCATTCTTGAACTAAACCTCTCTTGCCCGAATGTACCTGGGAAACCACAGGTCGGATATGACTTTGACACAACACGTACGTATCTTCAGAAGGTGTCTGAGGCGTACGGTTTACCGTTTGGGGTGAAGATGCCACCCTATTTTGATATTGCTCACTTTGACATGGCAGCGGCCGTGCTAAACGATTTTCCTCTCGTGAAGTTTATCACGTGTGTGAACAGTATCGGGAACGGCCTCGTCATCGATCCAGCCACCGAGACAGTCGTGATAAAACCTAAGCAGGGATTCGGTGGACTTGGAGGGAAATACATTCTCCCAACTGCACTAGCGAATGTGAATGCCTTTTTCCGTCGTTGCCCCGACAAGTTGGTGTTCGGATGTGGCGGTGTTTACAGTGGAGAAGAAGCTTTTCTACACATCCTCGCCGGTGCCTCTATGGTACAAGTCGGCACTGCTCTGCATGATGAAGGTCCCATCATATTTGCTCGACTCAACAAGGAACTGCAAGAAATTATGACAAGCAAGGGGTATAAAACCCTTGATGAGTTCCGCGGACGCGTGAAGACAATGGATTGA
- a CDS encoding OMPDCase-OPRTase, putative has product MSSTFFDMLNKRAKTTLLCIGLDPRADTAAAAVLECKRIIDTTSNYAAAYKPNAAFFECFGAAGWSALEEVIAHIPQDIPVLLDAKRGDIADTAEAYAKSAFQRLKVHAITASPYMGGDSLQPFLKYSSKGVFVLCKTSNKGSSELQCLQTNGQSLYETIAERAERVWNYNRNVGLVVGATDPVALSRARACAPTLWILVPGVGAQGGDLKAALQAGLRTDGSGLLINVSRAVTQAKDPRAVAQKLCEDINRIRLRTNNVSEMAGALVASQCVRFGKFTLKSGKTSPIYIDLRRLVTHPLIMRLVARHYARILTTMQFDRIVGLPYAALPIATAISLEMNVPLIYPRRERKDYGTKGLIEGDFQKGDRVVIVDDLVTTGETKVEAIEKLKAAGLHIVSIVVLIDREMGAKKFLGSLGYEFHAVATLSQLLPLWLQQGAITDKQMREVTAFMLESTSKL; this is encoded by the coding sequence ATGTCCTCTACTTTCTTTGATATGCTTAACAAACGGGCGAAAACCACGTTGCTCTGTATAGGCTTAGACCCACGGGCTGAcactgcagcggcagcagttCTCGAGTGCAAGCGGATTATTGACACCACATCCAACTATGCGGCGGCATATAAGCCGAACGCAGCCTTTTTTGAGTGTTTTGGAGCAGCCGGTTGGTCGGCACTCGAAGAAGTGATCGCTCACATTCCTCAGGACATTCCCGTTTTGTTGGATGCGAAGCGTGGTGATATCGCTGACACGGCAGAGGCATATGCGAAATCTGCCTTCCAACGCCTCAAGGTACACGCCATAACTGCTTCACCATACATGGGGGGTGATTCCCTGCAACCCTTTCTGAAGTACTCATCGAAGGGagtatttgttttgtgtaaAACCTCCAACAAGGGTTCCAGTGAGCTTCAATGCCTACAAACAAATGGGCAGTCTCTATATGAAACCATTGCCGAACGTGCTGAGAGAGTTTGGAATTACAACCGTAATGTCGGTTTGGTTGTTGGTGCCACGGACCCTGTTGCCCTCTCCCGCGCACGAGCATGTGCCCCCACATTGTGGATTTTGGTTCCTGGTGTTGGAGCACAAGGCGGCGACCTGAAGGCAGCACTGCAAGCTGGGCTGCGTACGGACGGGAGCGGTCTGCTAATTAATGTCTCACGTGCAGTAACCCAAGCGAAAGATCCGCGCGCGGTGGCACAAAAGCTCTGCGAGGATATTAACCGTATCCGGCTGCGCACAAACAACGTGTCGGAAATGGCAGGCGCACTTGTGGCATCGCAATGTGTACGCTTTGGTAAGTTCACTCTGAAGTCAGGGAAAACATCGCCCATTTACATTGATCTGCGCCGTCTCGTAACACATCCGTTGATAATGCGTTTGGTGGCCCGTCACTACGCGCGTATATTAACCACTATGCAGTTTGACCGCATTGTGGGTTTGCCCTACGCTGCGCTCCCTATTGCGACCGCCATTTCACTTGAGATGAATGTTCCTCTTATCTACCCACGCCGGGAGAGGAAAGATTATGGTACGAAGGGTCTCATTGAGGGAGATTTTCAGAAAGGCGACCGTGTCGTAATTGTTGACGACCTCGTGACAACAGGTGAGACAAAAGTAGAGGCTATTGAGAAGCTGAAGGCAGCCGGGCTTCATATTGTTTCCATAGTTGTGCTCATTGACCGAGAGATGGGCGCCAAAAAGTTCCTCGGTAGTCTTGGTTATGAGTTCCATGCAGTTGCCACACTTTCTCAATTACTCCCGCTTTGGTTACAGCAAGGTGCCATTACGGATAAGCAGATGCGAGAAGTCACCGCCTTCATGTTGGAATCCACTAGCAAGCTGTAA
- a CDS encoding meiotic recombination protein spo11, putative produces the protein MHRAAYALGGSCAKETAAGAAGGTTAFSRKSQRRQVLKAPAFVSSDNIRTSTSISLRDEAVRRMESFVLNVIYEIVTYQGMKYERQRKGDAQHPADAALRSEDGDDACELRSPERQPSGPNLLTVSSQQQQLPRLRLLCQQLLVLRHLYANVQLGVICTQRDVYYRLVRFFPDQGCVNRVIPQLVQQLGLPRQLLGVVPGTRGCVGGSLSFHGIDYGGTRLRVFHYLFYGRNMEEKIFDRVSCVLLTSHGFPTAAALTLLSNLHRTATDVGVPVVALVDYNPSGLSILQQYKHDTGRIQENRYASVHSLRWLGLRGCHVLHDGSTEVTDSQCLSSGIHAGDAVGHIPRVARLPFQPFTQRDDVMISNIIARWAAIWKGCDDGEDAQRVWFREAQIMQTSRVKVELEAIYECSASGPYEPTQKGFSSQSLHKGNFSTWVCRGLFRRDYI, from the exons ATGCACAGAGCCGCGTATGCGCTGGGGGGCTCATGtgccaaagaaacggctgcggGTGCGGCAGGTGGTACCACCGCATTCAGCCGCAAGTCCCAGCGACGCCAAGTTTTAAAGGCACCCGCATTCGTAAGCAGCGATAACATCAGAACTAGCACATCAATCAGCCTTAGAGACGAAGCAGTGCGCCGCATGGAATCGTTTGTGTTGAACGTTATTTATGAAATTGTGACTTATCAAGGGATGAAATATGAGAGACAGCGAAAGGGAGATGCGCAACATCCAGCTGATGCCGCACTCCGATCCGAAGATGGGGACGATGCATGCGAGTTGAGATCCCCGGAGCGACAACCATCCGGTCCCAACCTCCTGACGGTATCgtcacagcaacaacaattgcCCCGACTGCGACTATTATGTCAACAGCTATTGGTTCTTCGTCACCTCTATGCTAATGTTCAACTTGGTGTTATATGCACGCAGCGGGACGTTTATTACCGGCTGGTTCGGTTTTTTCCGGATCAGGGCTGTGTCAACCGTGTCATTCCACAACTAGTCCAACAACTCGGTTTGCCTCGACAGCTGTTGGGTGTTGTTCCGGGAACACGCGGTTGTGTAGGCGGTTCATTAAGCTTCCACGGAATTGATTACGGCGGTACTCGTCTGAGGGTCTTCCATTACCTGTTCTACGGGAGGAAC atggaagaaaaaatatttgatCGGGTTTCGTGCGTTTTATTAACCTCCCATGGGTTTCCCACCGCTGCAGCTTTGACGCTGCTTTCAAATTTGCATCGGACGGCAACAGATGTTGGTGTACCTGTCGTCGCACTGGTTGACTATAACCCCAGTGGGCTTTCAATTCTCCAACAGTACAAACATGACACGGGACGGATTCAAGAAAACCGTTATGCTTCCGTTCACTCACTACGATGGTTAGGTTTGCGTGGATGCCACGTTTTGCATGATGGGAGTACTGAAGTAACGGATTCTCAATGTTTGTCATCAGGAATTCATGCGGGTGATGCGGTGGGTCATATACCGCGTGTTGCTCGCCTACCATTCCAGCCGTTTACTCAACGTGATGATGTTATGATTTCAAACATTATTGCAAGATGGGCCGCTATTTGGAAGGGATGTGACGATGGCGAAGATGCGCAGCGTGTGTGGTTTAGAGAAGCCCAAATAATGCAGACGTCACGTGTTAAGGTGGAGTTGGAGGCGATCTATGAGTGTAGTGCAAGTGGCCCATACGAACCTACGCAAAAAGGATTTTCCTCACAATCTTTACATAAAGGCAACTTCTCTACGTGGGTGTGTAGGGGATTATTTAGGCGGGACTACATTTAG
- a CDS encoding aspartate carbamoyltransferase, putative, producing the protein MAELQPVTSLKGKSIITAAQFTRPDIDALIRLATALKEKICAGEVLRFLEGRIMTPLFFEDSSRTLNSFCAAMARLGGRVVYFKAETSSVNKGETLGDTVRTLDSYSDVLVLRHPKQEAITEAVAKATHPVLNAGNGAGEHPTQALLDVLTIHSELGRVDGSTIAMIGDLKMGRTVHSLLKLLVRNFKMKTIFFVAPDALQMPQDVVDSLKQEIAASGVTIRSSNSLTEEILGQCDVLYATRLQKERFAAAAPDEAKALQAFEAAKADIVINAERMKKAKAKMIVMHPLPRNDELCTSVDEDPRAAYFRQMQYGMYMRMAILYSVLT; encoded by the coding sequence ATGGCGGAGCTGCAACCTGTAACTAGTTTGAAGGGGAAGAGCATAATAACCGCAGCTCAGTTCACCCGCCCCGATATTGATGCTCTCATTCGCCTTGCCACTGCACTGAAAGAGAAGATATGTGCAGGAGAGGTGTTACGTTTTCTTGAGGGTCGCATCATGACACCTCTATTCTTTGAGGATTCCTCCCGCACGCTTAATTCCTTTTGTGCGGCCATGGCGAGGCTTGGAGGTCGCGTTGTGTACTTTAAAGCCGAAACCTCCTCCGTGAACAAAGGCGAGACACTCGGGGATACGGTTCGTACGCTGGATTCCTACAGTGACGTACTTGTGCTGCGTCACCCAAAGCAGGAGGCCATTACGGAAGCGGTTGCCAAAGCTACGCATCCCGTTTTGAATGCCGGGAATGGGGCCGGTGAGCATCCAACACAAGCACTTCTCGATGTGTTAACAATACATTCTGAACTGGGCCGCGTTGACGGTAGCACAATCGCGATGATTGGTGATCTTAAGATGGGACGTACGGTCCACTCACTACTGAAGTTGCTGGTGCGTAACTTTAAAATGAAAACCATCTTCTTTGTTGCGCCGGATGCACTTCAAATGCCACAGGATGTGGTGGACTCACTAAAGCAGGAAATAGCAGCAAGTGGCGTGACAATTCGAAGTAGCAACTCGCTGACAGAAGAAATTTTGGGACAATGCGATGTGTTGTACGCCACCCGTCTGCAGAAGGAGCGCTTTGCCGCAGCGGCTCCGGACGAAGCGAAGGCGTTACAGGCATTTGAAGCGGCAAAGGCGGATATCGTCATTAATGCCGAGCGCATGAAGAAGGCGAAGGCGAAAATGATTGTCATGCACCCACTTCCCCGTAATGATGAATTGTGCACCAGTGTGGACGAGGACCCACGCGCGGCATACTTTAGGCAGATGCAGTACGGTATGTATATGCGGATGGCCATACTTTATAGTGTTCTCACCTAA
- a CDS encoding glutamine hydrolysing (not ammonia-dependent) carbomoyl phosphate synthase, putative: MKIGTKAELILHGGECFSGVSFGYEESVAGEVVFTTGMVGYPESLTDPSYHGQILVLTAPMVGNYGIPPLETDPFGVTKYFESMNGEIRVSALVVCECCEEPSHWQMYETLGAWLKRNKVPGIMMVDTRSVVLRLREMGTALGKVVINGADVPFVDPNTRNLVEEVSTTAPQSYGHGTLRILVIDMGVKLNSLRCLLRYDVTLTVVPHDWDITKETYDGLFISNGPGNPQLCTKTIENVRWALTQEKPIFGVCMGNHMLALAAGGTTYKMKFGHRGQNQPSTSNQDGRVVITTQNHGFAVDFKSLPQGDWEEYFFNPNDQCNEGLRHRTKPFSSVQFHPEGCCGPQDTEYLFGEFIDQVKRSKTKLAAQFKPRKVLVLGAGGIVIAQAGEFDYSGSQCLKALREEGVKSILVNPNIATVQTDDEMADQVYFVPVTPEAVERVIEKERPDGIMLGWGGQTALNCGLQLDKLGVLKKYNVQVLGTAISTITVTEDRELFRNALLQINEPVAKSVAVTSVAEALKAAADIGFPMMVRAAFCLGGQGSGIVNSEEELSNKVEVALTVAPQVLLEESVAGWKEIEYEIVRDIHDNCITVCNMENFDPMGVHTGESIVVAPSQTLTNEEYHMLRTAAIKIIRHLGVVGECNIQYGLEPHSRRYVVIEVNARLSRSSALASKATGYPLAHVATKIALGKGLFEIKNGVTKTTMACFEPSLDYVTVKAPRWDVAKFNMVSQEIGSMMKSVGEVMAIGRTFEEAVQKALRMVDPSNNGFDTPKRLAEMGDKWDYMRALRVPTPDRIFAICRALKEGITVDEIHRLTRIDKFFLNKLQLLIKMQRELTTLYRGKLDTITYDHLLAMKAHGFSDAQIAEYLQCTADDVRKRRYKLNITPKVKQIDTVAGEYPAAQCCYLYTTYNAQHDDVEFNDRMYAVLGCGVYRIGSSVEFDYGGVLVARELRRLGNKVILINYNPETVSTDYDECDRLYFEEVSEETVLDILLKEKISGVIISLGGQIVQNMALRLKEHGLPILGTDPVNVDKAEDRNKFSKMCDQLGVPQPEWILSTSVQDVHAFCQRVGFPTLVRPSYVLSGSAMAVISSPEDIDRYLTKASLVSGTHPVVVSKYYEGAMEYDVDIVAHHGRVLCYAICEHLENAGVHSGDATMFLPPQHTKKEVMKRIYEAATQIAGELDVVGPMNVQFLLTKDEQLRVIEANIRSSRSVPFVSKTLGISFPAVMVSALLSRPDSELVPIRRAKMTHIGCKAPMFSFNRLAGADPILGVEMASTGEIGVFGCDKREVFRKAMLCQNFRYPTKGVFISSDVDAVTEELLPHLDKISKTLPLFASTHTGAVLTKHGIPHTVLTQRHEDGDNPTYEVELAARRFDLVIQLRNKRKDFILRNCTRENAPPDYWVRRLAVDYNVALLTEPNVVKMFCETLDIIGDIEIEPFRYYVPRVYHKIESNNCTMLRHHKVGLCINPTMDSKVLAIRMREEKIDLTCFHASLGGSVTSSEAFAEEFRSLKVPVEVVDLRNEMAELAFDMVMALIAEEDNRWHLPALAEHVIGVHLLTAMQERGVTVVAQCSSQGRKGMNFERYARMLQPKMGVYSPWRDQRMLSDFPTEAEKINFLKNMR, encoded by the coding sequence ATGAAAATAGGAACAAAAGCTGAGCTCATTTTGCACGGGGGCGAATGTTTTAGCGGAGTTTCATTTGGTTATGAAGAAAGCGTTGCGGGAGAGGTTGTTTTTACCACAGGAATGGTTGGTTATCCTGAAAGTCTTACGGACCCTTCGTATCACGGTCAGATATTAGTGCTTACCGCACCCATGGTCGGAAATTATGGAATCCCTCCACTGGAGACGGATCCTTTTGGAGTAACAAAATACTTCGAGAGCATGAATGGGGAGATTCGTGTGAGTGCGCTCGTCGTTTGCGAATGTTGTGAAGAACCTTCGCATTGGCAGATGTATGAGACACTTGGTGCATGGCTAAAGCGAAATAAGGTACCAGGAATCATGATGGTGGACACTCGCAGTGTTGTACTGAGGCTTCGGGAAATGGGTACAGCTCTGGGAAAGGTTGTTATCAACGGCGCTGATGTGCCTTTTGTGGATCCTAATACACGCAACTTGGTAGAAGAAGTGAGCACAACAGCCCCTCAGTCCTATGGGCATGGTACATTGAGGATCCTCGTTATTGATATGGGTGTAAAATTAAATTCGTTGAGGTGCTTACTGCGGTATGATGTCACACTTACTGTTGTGCCACATGATTGGGATATAACGAAGGAAACATATGATGGCTTATTTATTTCTAACGGACCAGGTAATCCTCAACTGTGTACCAAAACGATTGAAAATGTACGATGGGCTCTCACTCAAGAAAAACCGATATTCGGTGTTTGCATGGGTAATCACATGTTGGCCCTCGCAGCAGGAGGAACGACGTACAAGATGAAGTTTGGTCACCGAGGTCAGAACCAGCCATCGACATCGAATCAAGATGGACGTGTAGTAATTACAACGCAAAATCACGGGTTTGCCGTAGATTTCAAATCCTTGCCGCAGGGCGATTGGGAAGAGTACTTCTTTAACCCCAATGATCAATGTAATGAAGGGTTACGGCACCGCACGAAGCCCTTTTCATCAGTTCAGTTTCACCCTGAGGGTTGCTGCGGTCCACAGGACACCGAGTACCTTTTCGGAGAGTTTATTGACCAGGTGAAGCGTTCAAAAACGAAGTTGGCAGCACAGTTTAAACCCCGCAAGGTTTTGGTATTGGGTGCTGGCGGCATTGTTATTGCCCAAGCTGGCGAATTCGACTACAGCGGCTCCCAGTGCTTAAAGGCTCTGAGAGAGGAAGGTGTGAAGTCTATACTGGTTAATCCCAACATTGCCACTGTGCAGACAGATGATGAAATGGCTGACCAAGTGTATTTTGTACCCGTCACTCCTGAAGCTGTGGAACGAGTGATTGAGAAGGAGCGTCCAGATGGTATTATGCTCGGATGGGGCGGGCAAACAGCACTCAACTGTGGGTTACAGTTGGACAAACTTGGTGTCCTCAAAAAGTACAATGTGCAGGTTCTTGGAACAGCTATATCTACAATCACTGTGACCGAGGATAGGGAGCTCTTCCGCAACGCGCTTTTGCAGATAAATGAGCCTGTGGCAAAGTCCGTAGCAGTGACCAGTGTGGCGGAGGCATtaaaagcagcggcagacATCGGATTTCCAATGATGGTGCGAGCGGCTTTTTGCCTCGGTGGTCAGGGTAGCGGTATTGTAAATAGTGAAGAGGAACTGAGTAATAAAGTTGAGGTTGCCCTTACTGTGGCACCTCAAGTCTTACTTGAGGAAAGCGTTGCTGGTTGGAAGGAGATCGAGTACGAAATTGTCCGTGATATCCATGATAATTGCATTACGGTGTGCAACATGGAGAATTTTGACCCCATGGGCGTCCACACAGGGGAGTCCATTGTTGTGGCCCCGTCTCAAACTTTGACAAACGAGGAATATCACATGTTGCGTACCGCAGCGATCAAAATCATCCGTCACCTTGGCGTGGTGGGCGAGTGCAACATTCAATACGGTTTGGAACCCCACTCGCGTCGTTACGTTGTTATTGAGGTGAACGCCCGCCTCTCACGTTCCTCCGCACTTGCGTCTAAGGCCACGGGTTATCCACTCGCACACGTGGCAACCAAAATAGCCCTTGGTAAGGGTCTGTTTGAAATTAAGAATGGTGTTACAAAAACAACGATGGCTTGCTTTGAACCCAGTCTTGATTACGTCACCGTCAAGGCTCCCCGTTGGGATGTGGCAAAGTTCAATATGGTGAGTCAAGAGATCGGGTCCATGATGAAGAGTGTTGGTGAAGTAATGGCCATCGGTCGTACATTTGAGGAGGCCGTGCAGAAGGCACTGCGAATGGTGGATCCATCGAATAACGGCTTTGACACTCCCAAAAGGCTTGCTGAAATGGGTGACAAGTGGGACTACATGCGGGCGCTGCGCGTTCCTACGCCAGATCGCATCTTTGCGATTTGCCGTGCCTTGAAGGAAGGCATCACAGTGGATGAAATACATCGGTTAACTCGCATCGACAAATTTTTCCTCAACAAGTTACAACTCCTGATCAAGATGCAGAGGGAACTGACCACGCTATACAGGGGTAAACTGGACACAATCACATATGACCACCTCCTTGCTATGAAAGCGCACGGTTTCAGCGACGCGCAGATTGCTGAGTACCTCCAGTGCACAGCTGACGATGTACGGAAACGGCGCTACAAGTTGAACATTACCCCCAAGGTGAAGCAAATCGATACAGTCGCTGGCGAATACCCCGCCGCGCAGTGTTGCTATTTATACACCACCTACAACGCACAACACGATGATGTCGAATTCAACGATCGTATGTACGCCGTGCTTGGTTGTGGTGTGTACCGGATTGGCAGCAGCGTGGAGTTTGACTACGGTGGTGTCTTAGTCGCTCGTGAGCTCCGTCGACTCGGTAACAAAGTGATTTTGATTAATTATAACCCCGAAACAGTGTCCACAGATTATGATGAATGTGACCGCTTGTACTTTGAAGAGGTGTCAGAGGAGACAGTGCTCGACATCCTGCTCAAAGAAAAGATTAGCGGTGTTATCATATCACTGGGTGGACAAATTGTCCAGAATATGGCCCTTCGATTGAAAGAGCATGGGCTGCCGATCCTTGGGACAGATCCTGTAAACGTTGATAAGGCAGAAGATCGCAACAAATTCTCGAAAATGTGCGATCAACTGGGTGTACCGCAGCCCGAATGGATTTTGTCAACAAGTGTTCAAGATGTTCACGCGTTCTGCCAGCGCGTCGGTTTCCCGACACTTGTGCGACCAAGCTATGTGTTGAGCGGCTCTGCTATGGCTGTCATATCGTCTCCGGAAGATATTGACCGCTACCTCACTAAGGCTTCGTTGGTTTCTGGTACTCATCCTGTTGTGGTGAGCAAGTACTACGAAGGTGCAATGGAATACGACGTTGATATCGTTGCCCATCACGGCCGTGTGCTCTGTTACGCGATTTGCGAGCATTTGGAAAATGCTGGTGTACACTCAGGAGATGCCACGATGTTCCTTCCTCCACAGCACACCAAAAAGGAGGTCATGAAACGCATATACGAAGCGGCCACACAAATTGCCGGAGAGTTGGATGTTGTCGGGCCCATGAACGTTCAGTTCTTGCTCACTAAGGACGAGCAGCTGCGCGTGATTGAGGCGAACATCCGCAGCTCACGTTCCGTGCCGTTTGTTTCCAAGACGCTTGGCATATCGTTCCCAGCCGTCATGGTTTCCGCGCTTCTATCGCGTCCCGACTCCGAACTTGTGCCAATCCGTCGTGCTAAGATGACTCACATTGGTTGTAAGGCTCCTATGTTCTCATTCAACCGACTCGCTGGCGCTGACCCTATCCTCGGTGTGGAGATGGCATCCACGGGTGAAATTGGCGTATTTGGCTGTGACAAACGAGAGGTGTTTCGTAAAGCAATGCTTTGCCAGAATTTCCGGTACCCGACAAAAGGTGTTTTTATCAGCTCTGATGTGGACGCAGTCACTGAGGAGCTCCTCCCCCACCTCGACAAGATTTCAAAGACGTTACCACTTTTTGCATCAACACACACCGGTGCTGTGCTCACCAAGCACGGCATTCCGCACACTGTCTTAACTCAAAGGCATGAGGATGGTGACAATCCCACATACGAAGTGGAGCTCGCGGCGAGGCGATTTGACCTCGTTATTCAGCTAcggaataaaaggaaagatttCATTCTGCGAAACTGCACGCGCGAAAATGCACCACCAGACTACTGGGTCCGACGCCTTGCTGTTGACTACAACGTAGCACTCCTTACCGAGCCCAACGTTGTGAAGATGTTCTGCGAAACCCTTGACATCATTGGTGATATCGAGATCGAACCATTCCGCTACTACGTACCTCGCGTATATCACAAAATAGAGAGCAACAACTGCACTATGCTGCGCCACCACAAGGTTGGTCTCTGTATTAATCCTACGATGGATAGCAAGGTCCTCGCCATACGTATGCGCGAAGAGAAAATCGATCTCACATGCTTCCACGCGTCTCTCGGTGGATCGGTCACGAGCAGCGAGGCCTTTGCTGAGGAGTTCCGGTCACTTAAGGTTCCCGTGGAAGTTGTAGATCTCCGTAACGAAATGGCAGAACTCGCCTTCGATATGGTGATGGCTCTCATCGCAGAAGAAGATAACAGGTGGCACTTGCCAGCGCTGGCTGAACACGTCATTGGTGTGCACCTCCTCACTGCGATGCAGGAGCGAggtgttactgttgttgcacAGTGCTCATCACaagggaggaagggaatgaaTTTTGAACGCTATGCCCGCATGCTTCAGCCGAAGATGGGTGTTTATAGCCCGTGGCGAGACCAACGTATGCTAAGTGATTTCCCTACAGAGGCTGAAAAAATCAATTTTCTTAAAAACATGAGGTAA